DNA from Pirellulales bacterium:
CCTTCGTTTCGACCAGTCCAATTGCCGCTTGCATAAATGAAATCCTCTGAAGTGAAAAAAGATTGTTGGAAATTTCATGTCAGTGGTCAGTTCGGAACAAATCTCATTAACAACTGACGATCGACCAACGACCACGGACCACCGAAAACCCTAGTCCGCACTCTTGCTCACCGCGCGCTTGGATGCCGGCAGCACCACACCGAGATCATCATGTGGCCGTGGAATTACTTGCACGCTCACCACTTCGCCAATGCGCCCCGCCGCCGCTGCGCCAGCATCGGTAGCGGCCTTCACAGCGGCCACGTCACCCGTCACAAACGCGGTGACCAAGCCGCTGCCGACTTTGTCCCAGCCCATAAATTGAACATTGGCGGCCTTCATCATCGCATCGCTGGCTTCGACCAGGGCAACGAAGCCCTTGGTTTCGATCATCCCCAGCGCTTCCATCGTTCTAGCCATGACATCTACTCCGGGAGGATAAATGGAAATTCAACTCGCAAAATGCAAAACGAAAAATGCAGCGCTCCCATTCAGAATTCTGCATTTTTCAATTTGCATTTCGCATGGACTTCAATAGCTCAACGCGGCTTGCATGATCCAAGTCCGCTGCGTTCCCTTCATCGGTATCCAAATGCACTTCCAACTTGCTCGTTGCGTCGGCGCGGACCAGCAACTCCTCCAGCACGAGTGTGCAGGTCGATTCGATTCGTAATTTCATGCGGTCGCCATTCTTCACGTCGTAATACTGGGCCGTGGCGAAGTTCATGTGAACGTGACGCTCGGCGCGGATCACGCCTTGCTTCAATTCAACGACTCCGGCCGGGCCAACCAGCACACAACCCGGCGTCCCCTCGATCTTGCCGCTTGGTCGCACCGGCAAATCGATGCCCAGCGAAATGCCGTCGGTAAAAGCCAGTTCCACCTGTGAATGAGGTCGAGTCGGGCCCAACACTCGCACCGATGGCAGCATCCGTCGCTTATTCGGCCCGACGATCATGACACTTTCGGCTGCCGCATAAAACCCGTCTTGATACAGTGGCTTCTCTGGCGTCAGGGTTCGCCCTTTGCCAAACAAAACTTCGACGTGCTTGTCCGTCAAATGGCAATGCCGTGCGGAAATGCTAACTACTAGTTTCGGCCCCGCTTGCGGCGGCGAGTTCTTCAACAGCAACTCGCGCACGATGCGTTCCACCGTGTTACGATCGATACTTTGTTCTAATACTGCTGTCATCGATTGATTAACCGCCTACTACTTACCGTATTCCGCGCACCTACTTCAATTTGTCGCCGCAATTACCAATTCCACGCCCACTTCCGCAATTTTCTGCTGCCATTCACTCGATAGTTGATCGTCCACCACGAGTACATTCACCGCGCTCAGTGGGCACAAATGCGCCAAGCTTTGCCTGCCAAATTTCGTACTATCGGCAACCACGATCACTTGGTCGGCCGCGTGCATCATGGCCCGTTCCGTTTCCACCAGCAGCATATTGCTGTTGTAGAAACCACGCTCGTTCACGCCCGCCACACTCAGAATCGTTTTCCTCACATTCAACTGTGCCAATTGGTCATTCGCGTACGGTCCCAGCATTACTCCCGTCCGTGGGTAAACGAACCCGCCTAGCAGGACAAGGTCGCTCGCCGAACTCGAAGCAAATAAATTTGCCACCGGCAACGAGTTCGTCACCACCTGTAGCGGCCGGCCAGCAAGCAGTC
Protein-coding regions in this window:
- a CDS encoding BMC domain-containing protein yields the protein MARTMEALGMIETKGFVALVEASDAMMKAANVQFMGWDKVGSGLVTAFVTGDVAAVKAATDAGAAAAGRIGEVVSVQVIPRPHDDLGVVLPASKRAVSKSAD
- the pduL gene encoding phosphate propanoyltransferase, which gives rise to MTAVLEQSIDRNTVERIVRELLLKNSPPQAGPKLVVSISARHCHLTDKHVEVLFGKGRTLTPEKPLYQDGFYAAAESVMIVGPNKRRMLPSVRVLGPTRPHSQVELAFTDGISLGIDLPVRPSGKIEGTPGCVLVGPAGVVELKQGVIRAERHVHMNFATAQYYDVKNGDRMKLRIESTCTLVLEELLVRADATSKLEVHLDTDEGNAADLDHASRVELLKSMRNAN
- a CDS encoding DeoR/GlpR transcriptional regulator, encoding MFVDERRTRLLELIQVRGFASLPELKDTLGVSESTIRRDLDYLEESGSAKRTHGGVFYTGSSPKLPHFEERLPGSWDLKRAIARQTAELIDSGDTLLFDGGTTTYEVARLLAGRPLQVVTNSLPVANLFASSSASDLVLLGGFVYPRTGVMLGPYANDQLAQLNVRKTILSVAGVNERGFYNSNMLLVETERAMMHAADQVIVVADSTKFGRQSLAHLCPLSAVNVLVVDDQLSSEWQQKIAEVGVELVIAATN